The region TCCAATGGAATACTGTGTTTAACTGCGACACATTTGCATCAAAAATTCTTTCAATCTTTCATCATATGTTGAACTTTTTCAATATTAAAGTAGACAAATTCTGGTTTTCTTTAGCTATATCATGTCTGTTACATCAAGGTGCATAGCTTCCGCACTACGTTTTTAACtttgttgaaaataaaaaaatcagagatCATTTCATCATTCAAGTCCCTCTGCGTCATTTTTGTCGCTGTGAACACAATGAATTATGCAGATACCACAACTCATGccaaacagaaaaaaaaaaacattcagatttttccatttttccgAACATTGTTTTAGAAcagtgtggatttctacagtgTGCTGTTATGACAATTAAGTCTACACTCTAATATGATGGTGACTTTGTGATGCATTTCATACATCCTTTCACTTCACTTCAGTTTATAAAATAAAGCTGCCAgagaaaatagaagatgatgattttGATTATGCAGTTTAAACAAACCCATTCACATTCAGAAATATACTGTAATTACACACCTCAAATATAGATATGAATCATGTCTCTATGAAGCTCAAAACaatgtaaaattatataaaacagTAAAGAAAGACAAAATATGTGCTGGATATTAAAGAAAATCAGCGTCAAATTGTCCTTGAGATAGGTCGAAACACCCGTCGGAAATCTCTTGAGAGCGCGACTGTGATGGGAAGCTATTGTAATCCTCTGAGTTCTGCTCCTGCTGTTGTTCTTGCGGCCATGGATAAAGCTCCTTCTTGCCTTGTTGAGCTTGCACTGTTGCATTCACCTCCATCTGGAATAATGCTTCCAATTTATTGGTTTCAGAACTCCAGTTCACTGTTTCATTGCATATGACATTGTTCAATTGAGTTCCTAAATTGCAGTTCCAGTTACTACTGTTACTTGAGCTTTCTCCGGTACCATAGCTCTCCGAAACATCAAAAACAGTATTATAGTCAAAAAGTCCTGAATCATGAGGCTGAATAAGATCGAATTCGGAGTTTGCAGCAAATACATTCGGATCAAAAGGTCTGAAATTCTGCTGGAGTTGGTTGTAAAGGTTAATGTTGGTCTCCAATGTATCGATAACCGCCTCGAATTCACACATAGGGAATGGATTAAAGACAGGTTTGAAAGAGTTTGTCCTAGAATCCTTTACATCTGGCTTTTGTTCTTGTGGTTCTAGTGGTTCTATCTCAATCAATGGCTTGTGAGTGCTTGGGTCAATGCCCTTTtgcttaagctttttcttgagACATGAGTTCCAGTAGTTTTTGATCTCGTTATCAGTCCGTCCCTGGTAATTGAGCTGCAATCTGAGACCACCTGCAAATGACAACACAAACTCCGATCACTTCATCGAAATATTTCtcacaaaataaactaaagtatCAATATAAAATGCATACCTATTGCCTAAAATCTCATGCAATCCAATGATCAAGTCCTCTTCCACTTGTGAAAAGGCTCCTCTTTTAAGGTCTGGCCTCAAGTAATTTATCCATCTTAATCTGCAACTCTTCCCACATCTTTGCAATCCTGCAACCGTGCATTGAAATGAAAATTCAGTTAAGATTCAAAGTGAATGCAGTAATGCAGATACAAAAACACTAaaacagaaatatatatatatatatatatacatgtaactTGCCTGCTTGTTTAGGAACAGAGCTCCAGCAACCAATACCATATCTAGTGATGTGGTTGAATAGTTTCTCATCTTCTTCAGGTGACCAAAGACCTTTCCTTAACTTCTGCTTAGCACAACATGAATGTCGGCCCATTTtcgatcttttttttttcagcagAATTGATGGTTAATTTGTTAGAGTTGAGAGGGAGAGAAAGAACTGGAAATATAAATGGATATTGATTTGAAGGGAGTGGAGGGAGAGATTGAAATGGTATGCTTATGATTGAAGTCAATATAAGAGTGTGGGAATGAAAGGGAGGGAAGTAGAGGAGCAATTTAGTGGGTTTTAAGCAACTCTTTcaagtttgatatatatatatatatatatattcttgcaATTTAATGGATTGGTTTCTAAGATATCTTCAACAATAGGGTGGGAAaagttttttcaaaattataaaaaattaaataaacttaattaatcaaataaaattgaaaggaGTCTAAGAACATATAGCCTTTTATTGGGGTAGTAGGTTGGAGAAATGACACCTAAAGAATACAAGCTTAACATTCTTGCtctcattaataattaattaataatattcttAATTAACAAAATGTTAGTAAATATTAGTCTTATTCATAcatgaaaatgaaataactttctttcaattattattattagttttccctttatttttaaGCTTTTAACAAACCCAAAGactaataatattttcacatgTAATTCATCAAAAACAAGCTTTATTAATACTGGCCTTATTCACAAGGAAAATGAAATTACCtttattttgaagtttttaacAAACCCAAAGACTCTTATTTCATATGTAAGctgttaaaaatataagaaattgaTTGTTCATtaagtgcatttatttatttatttatttattttgagtaaagtggataaatcataaatttattgaatataaaagaaaattactgggtaaacttagaaaaaaagaaacaaccacacaaagaaaacatatagaCTGAAATCCTATCCAGTGGTAAGGGAAACAGAgtacaaaattagaaaaaaggAGCGACAGATGTAGAAGAAGAGAGAATAAGCTGGACCGGCAAAGGCTACAGTCTGGAGACATAGGCCTGTCCGAACTGCAGGAAGAAGAGGACTACTCCCGATCTGTGGTGTGCCTTGAATCGCCAATAAGATTTGTAGGTCTTGTGCTCATGAAGCTGAGAGAGCGCTTGATGCTCTGAGAGGCTTCCAGGGTTGCCTGATGATGAGACTTTGAAGCTACGGAAaaccaagagagaagcatattagcagtcTTATAAAATATTGAAAGAATAGGCGAgcggtttagattaaaaatgcGATTGTTCTGTTCCAGCCAAATATTCTAGATAATTGCTTTGGAGCAGAGATCCCACAGGTTCCAATGAGAAGAATTTAGTAAGGGAAGCCATGTGGTCCAGATATTGGAAACTAAGGATGGAGGAGATTCTATACACAATTGATAAAAAGATGTTCACCGTTTCAGAACTATTATGATAGAGAATGCATGTGTCTGTAACGTTTGGATTGCTACCTTTTTTGAATACTCtcaagagtaagaattttgtttccTTGACAAGCCAACAGAATAAAGTGATTTTGTTTGGAGATTGAGTTTTCCAAAACTGAGAGCAAAGCTGGCTGCAAAGCCCTCCATCTATTAAGAAATTGTAGAAGGACTTAACAGTGAAGGTTCCATTTTTTTCTAGTGACCAAGTATAAAAATCTTCCTGATCATCAGAGCAATCCGGGATTGTATTCAAGATTGTGGTAAGATCGTCTACTGAAGCTGTTTGGAAAAAGTTCTCTTGAAAGTTGAGTAAAAGAGTGAATTGTCTTAAAGTTATCGAGGGAGAAGTACAATCCATGAAGAGGGATGGCTAGAGATCTTTGGGGGATTGTCCTTCATACCATCTATTAAACCAAAAGGATGTGTTAGCGCCATttccaattgatttgatgatgcaTGTTCGAAATGAAGGTAGGATGGTGTTAATGTTGGTAATAATCGATCTAATCAAATTAGAGTCAAGAAAAATCGTTCCAATGACtatcaattacaattaattgatatttaatcaacaattgattaattatcaaggatcgatcacatgaacacatgaatatatgtgaAATATCAGGATTACCTCACAGAGATTTCATAAGCGCAAAATCCTCTCGAACTTTTCACCCTTGATCCGGAAGAAGTGATGGCTTTTGATGGCAATCACAAACTAATTAATtgagaaaccctaatcttatatcacatatttatagggAGTTAATATATTCGGATAAGGTTAGAACATGTAGCGTGGACCCGTTTGGGATCACTACATCTTTAGCAAATTAGTCCatactaattttataatcacaatcatgtccatcaacaaattgcaatttaatccaaagattagatatattcatatgtgagaccctaatataatattttacatattagtccttctatcaataaatattccatataagtgGGATAATTAGACCACCAATAGCACTGTCGATCTCcacttatatgtgtgtttctttacactattggacataaaacaatttaagaaaaatgtataataatatatatttcatatataataaaatactttcaaaaaattaaccaGCCGGATTTATCCAACGcataagaaacacaatctaGAATATTCTCTCCTACAATAGGAGTGATAGATCTCATCTTGGATGACTACAAAcctttcatgtatttattatataacccaATGTGTCCGTATATAGCCTGTAATTAGCATCACGGGTTGACactatcaaagtaatataatttatacataagatttaataaATCCTCAGGTAATAAGGACTTTCTGCAACAGAATAACTCTTTTGTTCTATGACAGTGTTTGGTCTAAGAGTTTTGTATGGTCCAGTTTAATATTTGTCAACTACAAATATCCACCACAATGTTACTAAAAGTCTCCACTCTAGTGGCTGAGACATACCACTCTATCACATATAGTAGTACAACATgtgacaaccaataatgaataaaaaaaaaatcatattttatctaataggttgtgaactattttgggttgcaaggaacataaataatcatgtctcactttaatgatctctgtcattaatttgaaatttatacaaTGCAAGcccataataatatatcatcaaatatgaataatacaatacccataattatgcatgtaataaaataaaattattttattatcaaataataactaaaattggcTTTGTAGGGTATATTAGTTTTTCAGTTAATTCCTACctagaaaaagaattttttttttggtgggtGCTGGAATAAGATTGTGGCTTTCTAGTATAGTAGGTGGTTTTCTAATTAAgtgcatttattatttatgactACTtgttgatggtttttttttttttctaataagaCTAGTTGTTGATGTTGCCCTCTTTTGGTCCATAAATAATAGTAGACAACTTTCACATGTTGCattaattgttaaaaaataaaacccatgaattatttttttatcatatctttATAAAAGCCACATAAGATGGTGGCTACTAAAGTCTCaatcacttttaaaa is a window of Dioscorea cayenensis subsp. rotundata cultivar TDr96_F1 chromosome 5, TDr96_F1_v2_PseudoChromosome.rev07_lg8_w22 25.fasta, whole genome shotgun sequence DNA encoding:
- the LOC120260750 gene encoding LOW QUALITY PROTEIN: myb-related protein Hv33-like (The sequence of the model RefSeq protein was modified relative to this genomic sequence to represent the inferred CDS: deleted 1 base in 1 codon) is translated as MGRHSCCAKQKLRKGLWSPEEDEKLFNHITRYGIGCWSSVPKQAGLQRCGKSCRLRWINYLRPDLKRGAFSQVEEDLIIGLHEILGNRWSQIAAQLPGRTDNEIKNYWNSCLKKKLKQKGIDPSTHKPLIEIEPLEPQEQKPDVKDSRTNSFKPVFNPFPMCEFEAVIDTLETNINLYNQLQQNFRPFDPNVFAANSEFDLIQPHDSGLFDYNTVFDVSESYGTGESSSNSSNWNCNLGTQLNNVICNETVNWSSETNKLEALFQMEVNATVQAQQGKKELYPWPQEQQQEQNSEDYNSFPSQSRSQEISDGCFDLSQGQFDADFL